The Hemitrygon akajei unplaced genomic scaffold, sHemAka1.3 Scf000172, whole genome shotgun sequence DNA segment acgccagagtggaaacacagagagtgaagatggtaaaaggagcctcctgaacacattgcactacctgtttgaatctcagaatcgtggactggctcaggccgcactgggatctgtggaaacactttcattccgtggaatgacactgaccccaattgactgcgcggtcctggctcatgtcatcggactctgtgatacaataaaacacctcgacctggagaactgccacattcagtgtgaaggaatccagcggctgggacccgggctgcacaagtgccaggagttgaggtaagtTGATTTAtcgctcactctgaactgtgaaactgttccattgtgttgcttcaatgtaaaggaatttgggtaaaactgtagtaaatgagattgtgaagaattgtgacaaatgcccaggggatcggtcagtaattccccaaggacgggagggttctgtggttccttgtgaagggatgttggagacttcatcagatcagtgatgcctgtgacacgtccattgacaatgttccttctcactgttactgacacccagactgacactgactgcagcaggtgggtcagagattcacaccccttTCCCGGTGacggacaagagaccgtcagcagactgtcccagtgagaaggaaagaaataccattgtgagtttgtcctcccctgcccttccccgtgtgtgactgtcaccatcagtccacctgtgtgactgtgctcactaccagatacTCAGAACCCATGGGCGCATCTCCTCTCCCCATTCTGCTtcatcctgtgagatctctcttcccaatccccttcttcctgtgggatctctgttccccatcacctttcctcttgtgggatctct contains these protein-coding regions:
- the LOC140724194 gene encoding ribonuclease inhibitor-like isoform X2; amino-acid sequence: MTARGLEEFLGPFPHETTCRVIDWVKEEVKRQSGNTESEDGKRSLLNTLHYLFESQNRGLAQAALGSVETLSFRGMTLTPIDCAVLAHVIGLCDTIKHLDLENCHIQCEGIQRLGPGLHKCQELRLRKVGLTDSGAEDLASALSTTPSLTDLNMAVNSLTDRSVPALRRLILALPDLELIR